In the genome of Streptomyces globosus, one region contains:
- a CDS encoding YncE family protein — MTTPRPSRKAAALVAGLALAALAGCGSADRGPAEALGSKAPAGRPAKAVPAAPPGLPGMPPLLDPNDVYAADRPNALSPVVKDFPSRVYVPNTNSNTVSVIDPATYKVIDTIPVGVQPQHVVPSWDLKTLWVNNNRGHTLTPINPATGEAGKPVEVHDPYNLYFTPNGKYAVVMASMDKELVFRDPHTMDRVKTVPVTCFGVNHADFSADGRYFIVSCEFSGELLKVDTEKMEVVAQQKLPFEGAMPQDVKVSPDGKTFYVADMMAHGMWVLSGDRFETPKLLPTGKGCHGLYVSRDSREMYVSNRGEGSVSVFDFKQNKITKKWELPDGGSPDMGGVSADGKVLWLSGRYDNEVYAIDTVTGKELARVPVGGGPHGLAVYPQPGRYSLGHTGIFR; from the coding sequence ATGACGACCCCCCGCCCCTCCCGTAAGGCCGCCGCGCTCGTGGCCGGTCTGGCCCTCGCCGCCCTGGCCGGCTGCGGATCGGCCGACCGGGGCCCCGCCGAGGCGCTCGGCTCCAAGGCCCCCGCCGGCCGGCCGGCCAAAGCCGTCCCCGCGGCCCCGCCGGGCCTCCCCGGCATGCCGCCGCTCCTCGACCCGAACGACGTCTACGCCGCCGACCGGCCGAACGCGCTGTCCCCGGTGGTCAAGGACTTCCCGTCGCGCGTCTACGTCCCGAACACCAACTCCAACACCGTCTCGGTCATCGACCCGGCGACGTACAAGGTCATCGACACCATCCCGGTGGGCGTCCAGCCGCAGCACGTCGTCCCCTCCTGGGACCTGAAGACCCTCTGGGTCAACAACAACCGCGGGCACACCCTCACCCCGATCAACCCGGCGACCGGCGAGGCCGGCAAACCGGTCGAGGTGCACGACCCGTACAACCTGTACTTCACGCCGAACGGCAAGTACGCGGTCGTCATGGCCTCCATGGACAAGGAGCTCGTCTTCCGCGACCCGCACACCATGGACCGGGTCAAGACGGTCCCCGTGACCTGCTTCGGCGTCAACCACGCCGACTTCTCGGCGGACGGCCGCTACTTCATCGTCTCCTGCGAGTTCTCCGGGGAGCTGCTGAAGGTGGACACGGAGAAGATGGAGGTCGTCGCCCAGCAGAAGCTGCCCTTCGAGGGGGCCATGCCGCAGGACGTGAAGGTGTCCCCGGACGGCAAGACCTTCTACGTCGCCGACATGATGGCGCACGGCATGTGGGTGCTCAGCGGGGACCGGTTCGAGACGCCGAAGCTGCTGCCCACCGGCAAGGGCTGCCACGGGCTGTACGTCAGCCGCGACTCCAGGGAGATGTACGTCTCCAACCGCGGCGAGGGCTCCGTGTCCGTCTTCGACTTCAAGCAGAACAAGATCACGAAGAAGTGGGAGCTGCCGGACGGCGGCAGCCCCGACATGGGCGGCGTCAGCGCCGACGGCAAGGTGCTGTGGCTGTCCGGCCGCTACGACAACGAGGTCTACGCGATCGACACGGTGACGGGCAAGGAGCTCGCCCGGGTCCCCGTCGGCGGCGGCCCGCACGGCCTGGCCGTCTACCCCCAGCCGGGCCGCTACTCCCTCGGCCACACCGGCATCTTCCGCTGA
- a CDS encoding cytochrome P450, whose protein sequence is MSGGQPDTGRQQAAPLLDFPLSRRGDALPEECARLRGKAPVARVRTLTGDEAWLVSSYALARQVLEDDRFSLRDTANDGVPRQYALTIPPEVVDNMGTITSAGLRAAVMKSLNPRQAGLQEALRATAHALLDAMAAEGAPADLRAAFADPYSAAMHCRILGVPSDDWRRLMSGLDVAFMTAREPFADSALNWYKDVGYFADRLAGQAALPAEERTGLLGRFAELKESDPESAHLTDEMFATVAVSLFGAGAVSTSAFLVLAVLALLQRPELIGWLRRHPERMGVAVDELLRWNLSVGDGLPRIALADVRVGDVLVREGELVLVLLEGANFDPAAFDRPEELDLERESRNAHLAFGAGRHFCPASALGRVHAMIALEVLVERLPGLRLAVPAENLVWRTGFIKRLPERLPVAW, encoded by the coding sequence ATGAGCGGCGGGCAGCCTGACACGGGCCGGCAGCAGGCCGCCCCCCTCCTCGACTTCCCGCTGTCGCGCCGCGGCGACGCCCTCCCCGAGGAGTGCGCCCGGCTGCGCGGGAAGGCGCCTGTCGCCAGGGTCCGCACCCTGACGGGCGACGAGGCCTGGCTGGTGAGCAGCTACGCGCTGGCCAGGCAGGTGCTGGAGGACGACCGGTTCAGCCTGAGGGACACGGCGAACGACGGCGTCCCCCGGCAGTACGCGCTGACGATCCCGCCCGAGGTCGTCGACAACATGGGCACCATCACCAGCGCGGGCCTGCGGGCCGCGGTGATGAAGTCGCTGAACCCGCGCCAGGCGGGCCTTCAGGAAGCGCTGCGGGCCACGGCCCACGCCCTCCTCGACGCGATGGCCGCCGAGGGGGCGCCCGCCGACCTGCGGGCCGCGTTCGCCGACCCCTACTCGGCGGCCATGCACTGCCGGATCCTGGGCGTGCCGTCCGACGACTGGCGGCGCCTGATGTCCGGGCTGGACGTCGCGTTCATGACCGCGCGCGAGCCGTTCGCCGACTCCGCCCTCAACTGGTACAAGGACGTCGGCTACTTCGCCGACCGGCTGGCGGGGCAGGCCGCCCTGCCCGCCGAGGAGCGTACGGGGCTCCTCGGCCGGTTCGCGGAGCTGAAGGAGTCCGACCCGGAGTCGGCGCACCTCACCGACGAGATGTTCGCGACCGTCGCCGTGTCCCTCTTCGGCGCCGGCGCCGTGTCCACGTCCGCGTTCCTCGTCCTCGCCGTACTGGCGCTGCTCCAGCGGCCGGAACTCATCGGATGGCTGCGCAGACATCCCGAGCGGATGGGGGTGGCCGTGGACGAGCTGCTGCGCTGGAACCTGTCCGTCGGCGACGGCCTGCCGCGCATCGCGCTCGCCGACGTCCGGGTCGGCGACGTCCTCGTCAGGGAGGGCGAGCTCGTCCTCGTCCTCCTCGAAGGGGCCAACTTCGACCCGGCGGCCTTCGACCGGCCGGAGGAGCTGGACCTGGAGCGCGAGAGCCGCAACGCCCACCTCGCGTTCGGCGCGGGCCGGCACTTCTGCCCGGCCTCCGCGCTGGGCCGGGTGCACGCGATGATCGCGCTGGAGGTGCTGGTGGAGCGGCTGCCCGGGCTGCGGCTCGCCGTGCCCGCGGAGAACCTGGTGTGGCGCACCGGCTTCATCAAGCGCCTGCCGGAGCGGCTCCCGGTCGCCTGGTGA
- a CDS encoding tRNA-dependent cyclodipeptide synthase, with product MAITADASFEVLPFTRACRHIWEDGDHVLIGVSPGNSYFGSDRIGSLARWASSRFAQVDFVYADLHVDRMFAAFGYSREHAARRASKEIKAVRRRVLKGVEESVRAHPGIRVSALSDFQSNSVYRLLHRRVLHFLETDGEFRKGCEEMAVHFVGPKLPEGESMTDAQLQACFDYLAAELPFFLDTPSILDVPSSVAAYHVRMPLTDLLFARGGGLRATRNQGCAVVRPEPADRAPAEGSADERRAA from the coding sequence GTGGCGATCACAGCCGACGCATCATTCGAAGTCCTCCCCTTCACCCGCGCCTGCCGGCACATATGGGAGGACGGCGACCATGTGCTCATCGGAGTCAGCCCCGGAAACAGCTACTTCGGCTCCGACCGCATCGGAAGCCTGGCCCGCTGGGCCTCATCGCGTTTCGCACAGGTCGACTTCGTCTACGCGGACCTGCACGTGGACCGCATGTTCGCGGCGTTCGGGTACAGCCGCGAACACGCCGCCAGGCGGGCCTCGAAGGAGATCAAGGCCGTCCGCCGGCGGGTCCTGAAGGGCGTGGAGGAATCCGTCCGGGCGCATCCGGGCATACGGGTGAGCGCACTGTCCGACTTCCAGTCGAACTCCGTTTACCGACTCCTTCACCGACGCGTCCTGCATTTCCTGGAGACCGACGGCGAATTCCGCAAGGGGTGCGAGGAGATGGCCGTTCATTTCGTCGGCCCCAAGCTGCCGGAAGGCGAATCCATGACGGACGCCCAGTTGCAGGCCTGTTTCGACTACCTCGCAGCCGAACTGCCGTTCTTCCTGGACACGCCGAGCATTCTGGACGTGCCCTCGTCCGTGGCGGCCTACCACGTGCGGATGCCGCTCACCGACCTCCTCTTCGCGCGCGGCGGGGGCCTGCGCGCGACCCGCAACCAGGGCTGCGCCGTCGTCCGGCCGGAGCCCGCGGACCGCGCACCGGCCGAAGGGAGCGCCGATGAGCGGCGGGCAGCCTGA
- a CDS encoding EF-hand domain-containing protein codes for MADIESARATFGRFDADGDGFVTADEFRQAMAQMGDPFVTGPVADAVIAARDTDADGLMSFDEFWASLNK; via the coding sequence GTGGCGGACATCGAGAGCGCGCGGGCGACGTTCGGCAGGTTCGACGCGGACGGCGACGGCTTCGTGACGGCCGACGAGTTCCGTCAGGCCATGGCCCAGATGGGCGACCCGTTCGTGACGGGCCCGGTCGCGGACGCCGTGATCGCCGCCCGGGACACCGACGCCGACGGCCTGATGAGCTTCGACGAGTTCTGGGCGTCCCTGAACAAGTGA
- a CDS encoding PadR family transcriptional regulator: MSLPHAILTALLEKPSSGLELTRRFDRSIGYFWSATHQQIYRELGRLEEAGYIRALPGDGPVRGQRKAYEVLPAGSGELARWVGGSQDPKAIRDPLLLRVRAAAVVGTDGLLAELRRHLELHRRQLALYEAIEERDFPPGRDSDEDRLRRLVLHGGIGLETFWLRWLEEALEEVGGMADLPGGDPDAAGPADGAGAP; the protein is encoded by the coding sequence ATGTCCCTGCCGCACGCGATCCTCACCGCCCTGCTGGAGAAGCCCTCGTCGGGGCTGGAGCTGACCCGCCGGTTCGACCGGTCGATCGGGTACTTCTGGTCGGCGACGCACCAGCAGATCTACCGGGAGCTCGGCAGGCTGGAGGAGGCCGGGTACATCCGGGCGCTGCCGGGCGACGGGCCCGTGCGGGGGCAGCGGAAGGCGTACGAGGTCCTGCCCGCCGGCAGCGGGGAGCTGGCGCGCTGGGTGGGCGGGAGCCAGGACCCGAAGGCCATCCGCGACCCGCTGCTGCTGCGCGTCCGCGCCGCGGCCGTGGTGGGGACGGACGGTCTCCTGGCCGAGCTGCGGCGGCACCTGGAGCTGCACCGCCGGCAGCTGGCGCTCTACGAGGCCATCGAGGAGCGGGACTTCCCGCCCGGCCGGGACTCCGACGAGGACCGGCTGCGCCGGCTCGTGCTGCACGGCGGCATCGGGCTGGAGACGTTCTGGCTGCGCTGGCTGGAGGAGGCCCTGGAGGAGGTCGGCGGCATGGCGGACCTCCCGGGCGGCGATCCGGATGCCGCGGGGCCCGCCGACGGGGCGGGCGCGCCCTGA
- a CDS encoding energy-coupling factor ABC transporter ATP-binding protein, with product MNPLVELAGAGYAYEDGPAVLDGVDFSIAESRALVLLGRNGSGKTTLMRLLSGGLRPASGELLLDGTPVAYDRAGLTRLRKAVQLVVQDPDDQLFAASVEQDVSFGPMNLGLSAAEVRARVGEALSALGITALRDRPTHLLSYGQRKRAAIAGAVAMAPRVLILDEPTAGLDPEGQERLLDALAGLRAAGTTVVMATHDVDLAVRWADDAAVLTPDGIRFGPAAALLSDPELLAGAGLRQAWAPAVAAFLRSGGRLAADALGPKTPEALASWH from the coding sequence GTGAACCCGTTGGTGGAACTGGCCGGAGCGGGCTACGCCTACGAGGACGGCCCGGCGGTGCTGGACGGCGTGGACTTCTCCATCGCCGAGAGCCGGGCGCTGGTCCTGCTGGGCCGCAACGGCAGCGGCAAGACCACGCTGATGCGGCTGCTGAGCGGCGGGCTGCGGCCGGCCTCCGGGGAACTCCTGCTGGACGGGACGCCGGTGGCGTACGACCGGGCGGGCCTGACCCGCCTGCGCAAGGCGGTCCAGCTGGTCGTCCAGGACCCGGACGACCAGCTGTTCGCGGCCTCCGTCGAACAGGACGTCTCCTTCGGCCCGATGAACCTGGGCCTGTCGGCCGCCGAGGTGCGGGCACGCGTCGGGGAGGCGCTGTCCGCACTCGGCATCACCGCGCTGCGGGACCGGCCGACGCACCTGCTGTCGTACGGGCAGCGCAAACGGGCGGCGATCGCCGGGGCGGTCGCGATGGCCCCGCGGGTGCTGATCCTGGACGAGCCGACGGCCGGCCTGGACCCGGAGGGGCAGGAGCGGCTGCTGGACGCCCTGGCGGGGCTGCGCGCCGCGGGGACGACGGTGGTGATGGCGACGCACGACGTCGACCTGGCGGTGCGCTGGGCGGACGACGCCGCGGTGCTGACCCCGGACGGGATCCGCTTCGGTCCGGCGGCGGCGCTGCTGTCGGACCCGGAGCTGCTGGCGGGGGCGGGCCTGCGGCAGGCCTGGGCGCCGGCGGTGGCGGCGTTCCTGCGCTCCGGCGGCCGGCTGGCGGCGGACGCCCTCGGCCCGAAGACGCCGGAGGCGCTGGCCTCCTGGCACTGA
- the cbiQ gene encoding cobalt ECF transporter T component CbiQ, with amino-acid sequence MLPIDVAAHGSRWRGRHPLEKALLGLGLTVTAVCLPPWPGGPLVAAATLAVLLGPAGVAGRQLWRAFRIPLGFCFTGALPLLFAVGGAAGPVSLAPDGPRHAGELLLRTSAASLGVLLFAFTTPVSDVLPRLVRAGVPAPVVDVALVMYRIGFLLLDSLAQVRRAQAARLGHADRAAVWRSLAGLAATSFVRAFDRAARLQSGLAGRGYDGALRVLVPEAALSRRFLAASAALIAGLVALTYTLEGLYS; translated from the coding sequence GTGCTGCCGATCGACGTGGCTGCGCACGGCAGCCGCTGGCGCGGCCGGCACCCCCTGGAGAAGGCCCTGCTGGGGCTCGGGCTGACGGTCACGGCCGTGTGCCTTCCGCCCTGGCCCGGCGGGCCCCTGGTCGCCGCGGCGACCCTCGCCGTCCTGCTCGGGCCGGCGGGCGTCGCCGGGCGGCAGCTGTGGCGGGCCTTCCGGATCCCGCTGGGCTTCTGCTTCACCGGTGCGCTGCCGCTGCTCTTCGCGGTCGGCGGCGCGGCCGGGCCCGTGTCGCTCGCACCGGACGGGCCGCGGCACGCGGGCGAACTGCTGCTGCGCACGTCCGCCGCGTCCCTGGGCGTCCTGCTGTTCGCGTTCACCACCCCCGTCTCGGACGTGCTGCCCCGGCTGGTCCGGGCCGGGGTGCCGGCGCCCGTGGTGGACGTGGCGCTCGTGATGTACCGCATCGGGTTCCTGCTGCTGGACTCGCTGGCGCAGGTCCGGCGGGCCCAGGCGGCCCGGCTGGGGCACGCGGACCGGGCCGCGGTGTGGCGGTCGCTGGCCGGGCTCGCAGCGACCTCGTTCGTCCGGGCCTTCGACCGGGCGGCGCGGCTCCAGTCCGGCCTCGCCGGGCGCGGGTACGACGGGGCGCTGCGCGTGCTCGTTCCCGAGGCCGCCCTGTCCCGGCGCTTCCTCGCGGCCTCGGCGGCCCTCATCGCGGGCCTGGTCGCGCTGACCTACACCCTGGAGGGGCTGTACTCGTGA
- a CDS encoding energy-coupling factor ABC transporter substrate-binding protein, which produces MSRNAKINTLLLLVVAALAVLPLALGLGEGREEPFAGADAQAEAAITELRPDYEPWFTPLYEPPSGEVESALFALQAALGAGVLAYYFGVRRGRRQGAAAAAAIGSGTPGDTRAEG; this is translated from the coding sequence ATGAGCCGGAACGCGAAGATCAACACCCTGCTGCTGCTCGTGGTCGCCGCCCTCGCGGTGCTCCCCCTCGCGCTGGGCCTCGGCGAGGGCAGGGAGGAGCCGTTCGCCGGCGCCGACGCCCAGGCCGAAGCGGCGATCACCGAGCTCAGGCCCGACTACGAGCCGTGGTTCACCCCGCTGTACGAGCCGCCGTCCGGCGAGGTCGAGTCGGCCCTGTTCGCCCTCCAGGCGGCCCTCGGCGCGGGCGTCCTCGCCTACTACTTCGGGGTGCGCAGGGGCCGCCGCCAGGGCGCCGCGGCCGCGGCGGCCATCGGATCGGGCACCCCGGGCGACACGCGCGCGGAGGGCTAG
- a CDS encoding energy-coupling factor ABC transporter permease translates to MHIAEGFLPPLHAAAWGAASAPFVVHGVRALTREVKENPESTLLLGASGAFTFVLSALKIPSVTGSCSHPTGTGLGAILFRPPIMAVLGTITLLFQALLLAHGGLTTLGANVFSMAIAGPWAGFGVYLLLRRSGAPLMVSVFFGAFTADLVTYCVTSVQLALAFPDPGSGVAGALAKFGGIFAVTQIPLAVSEGLLTVLVMRLLMQSSKSDLVRLGVAKLAGRSDRKAAA, encoded by the coding sequence ATGCACATAGCCGAGGGGTTTCTGCCCCCGCTGCACGCGGCCGCCTGGGGCGCCGCGTCCGCTCCCTTCGTCGTCCACGGCGTCCGCGCACTCACCCGCGAGGTGAAGGAGAACCCGGAGAGCACCCTGCTCCTGGGCGCGTCCGGAGCCTTCACCTTCGTCCTTTCCGCCCTGAAGATCCCCTCTGTGACGGGCAGTTGCTCGCACCCGACGGGGACCGGGCTCGGGGCGATCCTGTTCCGGCCGCCGATCATGGCGGTGCTCGGCACGATCACCCTGCTCTTCCAGGCGCTGCTGCTCGCGCACGGCGGCCTGACCACCCTCGGCGCCAACGTCTTCTCAATGGCGATCGCCGGCCCGTGGGCGGGCTTCGGGGTCTACCTGCTGCTGCGGCGGTCCGGCGCCCCGCTGATGGTGTCCGTGTTCTTCGGCGCCTTCACCGCGGACCTGGTCACCTACTGCGTCACCTCCGTGCAGCTGGCGCTCGCCTTCCCCGACCCGGGCAGCGGCGTCGCCGGCGCCCTCGCGAAGTTCGGCGGCATCTTCGCCGTCACCCAGATCCCGCTGGCGGTCAGCGAAGGCCTGCTGACGGTCCTGGTGATGCGGCTGCTGATGCAGTCCAGCAAGTCCGACCTGGTCCGGCTGGGCGTCGCCAAGCTCGCCGGCCGCTCCGACCGGAAGGCGGCGGCGTGA